Proteins found in one Brienomyrus brachyistius isolate T26 unplaced genomic scaffold, BBRACH_0.4 scaffold121, whole genome shotgun sequence genomic segment:
- the gja9a gene encoding gap junction protein alpha 9a, which translates to MGDWNFLGGILEEVHIHSTVVGKIWLTILFIFRMLVLGVAAEDVWNDEQSDFICNTEQPGCRNVCYDYAFPISLIRYWVLQVIFVSSPSLVYMGHALYRLRALEKQRQRRKVTLRRELEATDADVAETRRRLERELRQLEQSKPNKAPLQGALLHTYVAHIITRSAVEVAFMAGQYLLYGLQLNPLFKCEREPCPNTVDCFISRPTEKSVFMMFMQGIAGVSLFLSILEVVHLGFKTLKKGILGYYPHLKDELEDCYLSKSKKNSRVSQGTATENKAAALLASGGYGLQPEKQAESQLYPTFSTPSPDSTGEPGARGTEDAEEDPPSPTGYKKNFNTSSDTHSPPADFTIPPQQEKHEGHLYPTLPGDTFHALSCPTLVVGGVRRPRRVSAPWHCFTVEEANGSDADTRNGEGGVAKACFPGGRIHTASKSDPTHSTWPKSPDLTQESGSDSDQNRSGGGPSVVSPDRRMSLASISGRRAATDLQV; encoded by the coding sequence ATGGGCGACTGGAACTTCCTGGGAGGCATCCTGGAGGAGGTGCACATCCACTCCACCGTAGTGGGGAAAATCTGGCTGACTATCCTGTTCATCTTCCGCATGCTAGTACTAGGCGTGGCCGCGGAGGACGTCTGGAACGATGAGCAGTCCGACTTCATCTGCAACACGGAGCAGCCGGGCTGCCGTAATGTCTGCTACGACTACGCCTTCCCCATCTCGCTCATCCGCTACTGGGTACTGCAGGTCATTTTTGTGTCCTCACCGTCGCTGGTGTACATGGGGCACGCCCTGTACCGGCTCCGCGCTCTGGAGAAGCAGCGGCAGCGCAGGAAGGTGACTCTCCGCCGGGAGCTGGAGGCCACAGACGCCGATGTGGCGGAGACCCGCCGCCGACTGGAGCGCGAGCTGCGGCAGCTGGAGCAGAGCAAACCGAACAAGGCtcccctgcagggggcgctgctcCACACATATGTGGCGCACATCATCACACGCTCTGCCGTGGAGGTGGCCTTCATGGCCGGACAGTATCTTCTCTATGGCCTTCAGCTGAACCCGCTCTTCAAGTGCGAGCGCGAGCCCTGCCCCAACACGGTGGACTGCTTCATCTCCCGCCCCACCGAGAAGTCCGTCTTCATGATGTTCATGCAGGGCATAGCCGGTGTCTCGCTCTTCCTGAGCATCCTGGAGGTAGTGCACCTGGGCTTCAAAACGCTGAAGAAGGGCATCCTGGGATACTACCCGCACCTGAAGGATGAACTGGAGGATTGCTACCTCAGTAAGTCGAAGAAGAACTCGCGGGTGAGCCAGGGCACCGCGACGGAGAACAAggccgccgccctgctggcctCCGGAGGTTATGGCCTTCagcctgaaaagcaggctgaaagCCAGCTGTACCCCACGTTTAGCACCCCGTCCCCAGACTCCACTGGGGAGCCGGGTGCCAGGGGAACCGAGGATGCTGAGGAGGATCCTCCCAGCCCCACGGGGTACAAAAAAAACTTCAACACCAGCAGTGATACCCACTCACCGCCAGCTGACTTCACGATCCCACCCCAGCAGGAGAAGCATGAGGGCCACCTGTACCCGACCCTACCGGGGGACACGTTCCATGCTTTGTCCTGCCCCACCCTGGTGGTGGGTGGGGTGAGGAGGCCACGGCGGGTCAGTGCACCCTGGCACTGTTTCACGGTGGAGGAGGCTAATGGATCTGATGCAGACACCCGGAACGGTGAGGGGGGCGTGGCGAAGGCCTGTTTCCCAGGTGGCCGGATCCACACCGCTTCCAAATCGGACCCCACCCACTCAACCTGGCCTAAGAGCCCAGACTTGACCCAAGAGTCCGGCTCCGACTCCGACCAGAACCGCAGTGGAGGTGGCCCGTCAGTGGTTTCGCCTGACCGCCGCATGTCATTAGCGAGCATCAGCGGAAGGCGAGCAGCCACAGACCTGCAGGTTTAG
- the akirin1 gene encoding akirin-1, whose translation MACGATLKRSMEFEVLLSPQSPKRRRCNPLPGTPGTPSPQRRSLRPAAESPSHSMSPQALGGEHRLTPEQIFQNLKQEYSRYQRRRQLEGAFNQTEVAGPSECQNSSPTLTAPSSPPGASSVKKDQPSFTLRQVGYLCERLLKDHEEKIREEYEQILNTKLAEQYESFVKFTQDQIMRRYGARPASYVS comes from the exons ATGGCGTGCGGGGCCACGTTAAAGCGCTCGATGGAGTTTGAGGTCCTCCTTAGCCCCCAGTCTCCAAAGCGGAGGAGGTGCAACCCGCTGCCGGGGACGCCGGGTACCCCGTCGCCGCAGAGGCGCAGCCTGCGGCCGGCTGCCGAGAGCCCATCGCATTCCATGTCGCCTCAGGCGCTTGGAGGGGAGCACAGGCTCACACCAG AGCAGATCTTCCAGAACCTCAAACAGGAGTATAGCCGTTACCAGCGGCGACGGCAGCTGGAGGGTGCCTTCAACCAAACCGAGGTTGCTGGGCCCAGCGAGTGTCAGAACAGCAGCCCCACGCTCACCGCCCCCAGCTCCCCACCTG gggCCTCGTCCGTGAAAAAGGACCAGCCCTCGTTTACCTTGCGCCAGGTGGGCTACCTGTGCGAGCGTCTCCTCAAAGACCACGAAGAAAAGATCCGGGAAGAGTATGAACAGATTCTCAACACAAAGCTCGCAG AGCAGTACGAGTCCTTTGTGAAGTTCACACAAGACCAGATCATGCGGCGGTATGGAGCCAGGCCAGCAAGCT ATGTCTCCTGA
- the rhbdl2 gene encoding rhomboid-related protein 2: MSSMEVDQSSSLPVWRDEEAPEEEAEQEAADGDEGGGPLGCCERFQHSISRWMLPPHARDVYLERANCCPPPIFIILVSIGELAVFIYYAVWKPQKQWVTLGEAIWKSPLTYKPDTREQAWRFISYMFVHAGVQHILGNLLMQLLLGIPLELVHKGFEVGMVYMSGVLAGSLASSIFDPLNALVGASGGVYALMGGYFMNAIVNFREMLPLLGVFRITAILLIVGTDMGFALYRRFLAHESGYKVSFVAHIAGGIAGMTVGYVFFSSYNQKLLRDPRFWMCIVGYLLFVVFAVVFNIFLSPA, from the exons ATGTCGTCGATGGAGGTGGATCAGTCCTCATCCTTACCAGTGTGGAGGGATGAAGAGGCTCCCGAGGAGGAGGCAGAACAGGAGGCAGCTGATGGTGATGAAGGTGGGGGTCCGTTGGGCTGCTGTGAGAGGTTCCAGCACTCCATCTCCCGGTGGATGCTTCCTCCACATGCACGCGACGTGTACCTGGAGCGAGCCAACTGCTGCCCGCCTCCCATCTTCATTATCCTCGTCAGCATAGGAGAG TTGGCCGTCTTCATCTACTACGCCGTGTGGAAACCGCAGAAGCAGTGGGTGACCCTGGGTGAGGCGATCTGGAAGAGCCCCCTTACCTACAAACCCGACACACGGGAGCAGGCGTGGCGTTTCATATCCTACATGTTCGTGCATGCTGG GGTGCAGCACATCCTGGGAAATCTGCTGATGCAGCTGCTGCTGGGAATCCCCTTGGAGCTGGTGCACAAGGGCTTCGAGGTGGGCATGGTGTACATGAGCGGAGTCCTGGCAG GATCTCTGGCGAGCTCCATCTTTGATCCCTTGAATGCCCTGGTGGGGGCCTCGGGTGGAGTCTACGCCCTGATGGGGGGCTACTTCATGAACGCCATAGTG AACTTCAGGGAGATGTTGCCCTTGCTGGGAGTCTTCCGCATCACGGCGATCTTGCTCATTG TGGGGACCGACATGGGGTTTGCCCTCTACAGAAGGTTTCTGGCTCATGAGTCAGGTTATAAG GTCTCCTTCGTTGCCCACATTGCTGGTGGCATAGCGGGCATGACCGTCGGCTACGTGTTCTTCAGCAGCTACAACCAGAAACTCCTCAGGGACCCTCGATTCTGGATGTGCATCGTAGGATACCTCCTCTTCGTCGTGTTTGCCGTGGTCTTCAACATCTTCCTGTCTCCAGCGTAG